The genomic DNA aaataaataagcatatTTATGTTATCTGTGCTGAGGCGGGAgtgttgttttaagcataaaccttgttgaattttgataaattaccctgaaaacacaacattacattatattgtgtaaatttattgtgtaaatgaaatcaagttaatatatcttgagaaaaatattttttgcagtgtaatgaatggatgtaattttaaaaagtttatgaaatcaaattgagccaaacaagatacatttgtgaCTTGCTCCAACAAAATGAGACATaaggattttcattttattttcatttttttttaaatcatgaaattcacaaaataaattttatttttgacagtcTTTGCCATGACCACCAATCACTGTTTTTGCCTCAAACAGTCTTGCCTTTTTGGTCTGTgtgcagtggcagatttaggcatgggcaacatgggtaGTTGCCCAGTGCGACATCTTGCGGGGGGCGGCGGCATCTTGCGatgggcggcacgaggcacccacacagaatACCAACAAAggccaacaacttttgggccgtgttgaagcgggtttcacccagggcgccatacaagctagaaccactactgtCTGTGTGGGTTCATCATCATACTGTCACGTCCctactccacactgatgcagggtcattagctgaaaacttgttttccagcttttcagagtagcttcttttagccgctctaatctcctttgtcagtgtgtttttagcctgattatacaagattttatcttctgtaagcatcctctttggcctgacaaagctgcctgagttttgttgtaggccatggtttgtcattgttgtatgttaagtAAGTCCTAGTAGGCATGCTCATAAAATTATTCCAttataacattatgccacaaatgcagccAACTGTACTTATatagaacccagaatattctttcaCATTATTTGTCTTTTAAAATGCCTTATCTTgtgttaaattattaaaatttaacACAACATCTAATTTTTGCATAGCTTAGAGTTGAATGTGAGCTCCAGACAATCTAAGTTTAACAATTTATCCTCTGACCTGTGTCAGGGTTCAAGCAGTGTCTTGCATTAGACATGTCCAAACTTGCCCAAAAGTGCCTTACACATTTAGATAATGTATAAATCATTAGTCAAATTGAAAATCATGGACATAACACACCATGGTAACTTGTGTGATAGAAAATTGAAGGGGTGCGCGGTGGTTGAGCCGTTATTAACCTTGCACGCTGTTAATGCCAGTTTAAATAAAAGATGAAGGCCTGGGCTTCTGGGTCAAGCAGACGTGACACCATTGTACCTCTCAGGCCTCTAGTAACCCAGGAAAACACGACAGGTGCACATCTTTACTTTTCAGGCAGCTAAGTTAAATACAAGACTTATGTATTGGTACAAAAAGCGGGAAAATAGCCATACGTCCTCTTATTCAAATATTTCGGTGTAACGTGAGGTGCTGGACTGTCAGCAGCACCTCGCCCTGACTTACGTTTCCTAGGAAATAACGGCTATACACCTGCCCTCTCTGGTTTCTAATGATGTGCATGCATTATTGAGCGCGCTCTCCCGGGTAGCACGGTGCGGTCCCACTCGAGGCACCAGGTCAGCCACGCACAAAACGGACCGCGCTCCAGGAACATTACGCTGACACTAATCGATGTTTAATTCATGCAACCTCCGATTAACTGTCAGTTTAGGACCAAGCACGCTCATTCCATGAAAGTCTGTCTTAAAGGTACACCCAGTATAATTTTTAATgtccgatgccattgtagaaattcactatttagtCAGCAAttattttaatccatgtcttgactcataagtgaaaatgtccaataaaaGGGCTGTTATTTGGCtgatcatgtgatcctaacatggcagcccccatgaggggagcCTCTCCatgcaaaataaaacaacttACTGATATGACAGGAGTCTTCATCTTATGCGAGTGCTCATActgttttcttcaaatgtatttctttaggagtgaaattttttttaatgaggaaaaactcatttagtgcacctttaaataaaattacCAAAAGATGCTGTTTCAAAATAAGGCAAAAGGCAGATTGGATTCTCTCAGCTTCAACTCAGAACCTTACCCTCTTTTCAGAAAAATCTTTCCCTATTCAGAAAAGGCTGTGCTTGGTATCATCAGTTTTTTCTTTGCATGTACTCCTGTAataccatctttttttttttttttttacatataccatGTTATTCTTTTAAGTACCATAGAATACCATGTAAATAGCATGGTATTTCTCAAAGTACATGGTATCTGATATCACCACTGGTACAGCTGCAgacagtacttttttgttaggGTTTCAAAACAAATGCAGTGCAATTTTCAGTACACGAACTACTCAAGGCACACTGTACCACTCTGGGTGAAATCCTGCCTGTCCTAAGAAAGAGGAGTCAAAATCTGCAAAAGGACAAAATGATACCATGGATACACTTACATTTAATGGGGCAGCACAAGATAATGTTACAACATGGCTGGATTTTGTTGTACGATATGCAACGGTTTATGTGTTTTAGCCCActtaagataaaaaaataaaattaaaaaaaagtaaacaattcCTTGTTCGCCAAGGCATTACACAAATGCATCTGCAATCTGTATCGCTTGGGTACAGTCACATTAGTGAGGGATGCTTACAGTTTAAAAatgataatacaaataaaaagaatacacCAATCAGTCACACTGACAGTAGCCTCCACTAACCCTGGATTTGTGAAGCATGCTTTAGTATATCCAAAAGGTTTTACAATCATCAGCACAGCCAGTGTTTTAAAGTTACTGACCACAGCACCAAAACAATGTGTGCTAACAATTTTAAACGTGCCGATTACCGTGTTAAATTTGACCCACGGAGGAAATACTGTCATACAGGTCAATGCAAAAAATGGAGGAAAGCAAGGTCTTCCTAAAATCTCTCAATTCTACTTCAATGTAAGAGTGCCCTTAGGGATGAGTGACATCACACCGTTCTTTAACAACAAATGTATTTCAAGAGTGTACTTGACAGTAAAATTAGAAATTGAGAATCACAACAAATAATGTTTACTTTGGACATAACACAGGTTATTAATGTAATGTTTCCTAAATTCATGTCAAACAGTTTAGAGGATAAGGgggataattatgtttttatatttaactGTACtatggagatttaaaaaaaaaaaaaaagtaaaatgaacaataatatATTGTTATTACAACATGGATATGTTATACATGTTTAAACATTAGTCAAATGGTTTCACTGACTGGCCTTCTTCCTATAAAAACCAAACATTCTGAAGCATGAGTGAGAGTATGCAAGTGTAAAACACTTACACagattatatacatacatatccgCACACACTtttacatacattataaacaaatcataaacacacacacgcacacattttGCACAATCAGTGAAAGCTTTAAAAAGAATATTCTATGACCATTGCAAATCCCCCCCAAAAGAAAATAAGAACCCAAATAAAATATGCAGAAAAAGCAACAGAAAAAGAGAGGAAAGCTGAATGCTGGAATGAGTTTGATGTAAATCATGACACCTGTAGTTTGCATGTTGGTGGCACAGAGACTAGTGCTTTTATCGTGTTTAAAGAACGAAGCGAGATTTGACTCGCTCACTCCAAGTGCACCCTCTCCTGGTTAGGGTTTGAAGTGCACTCTTCATTAAAGCACGAATAAACTCAATAAAAGCCCACTAGTGAAGCAAGGAGGAAAGAAGCAAAAAGATAGATGGAGAAAATGAAAATTGGCATGCAGACACACCATCACCAATGTAAAAAggaaccaaaacaaacaaaaaaagatagcAGTTAAAAAGTTCAAAGGGTAGAACCTATTATTCCTACTGCCAATCAGTAAGAAAGGCTGTGGTTTGAGTGGTTGATgactggttacttgtgtaatgtCTTCAAGTGAGTAATTTCGGTAGTCCTGTCTTGTTATTTCTTTCATTATTATAATTCCCTATGAATTCTATGTGATCCGCAAAAACACCAACTTTTAAATAATCAATTATCTTCCCtgtttccatatatatataagattaatAATAACCGAAAATGAGACTGTTCCCTATCAGACTACTTAAGCTGTCCATTGTAGTAATGTAATTTAGTAATGCCTTTTGCTTCAATCATActgtaaattgtttaaaaaaaagatgacTATCAAAGTGAGCATTTGAGGCCAagattaaatttaaataaaatcttCAAGTCCAATAAGCTGAAGACAATTATCATCTTATGTGTAAatcatgtgatttgttacatgtgATGAAGCATGCTGGACTCGTCTGTGGACTTAAGTAAAATTATATCAGCTGTTTAAAGGCTCCTAGTATCTCAGCTGAAAAGCACATTTCCTTAGGAAACAAGCAATATTCCCAGCTTCACAGATATGAGACAACCAAACAGTCTTCACTTGGAGCTAGCAACACAATACTGCTCTTTCTGGGAGGAATGGGCCCTGTTACGCAGCTGCAAGTCTAGGCACTGTAGGTCCTGTTGTGCAGCTGCATTTTTTTGAGCTCAGTGAGTCCCATGCTGCAGCTCTGTCTCTGGGCTCAATAGGTCCTGTGGCGCAGCTCCACCCCTGAGCACAGTGGGCCCTCTGGAGCAGCTCTGCCTCTGGACTCAGTGAGCCCCGTGGCGGAGCTCCAACTCTGAGCTCATTGGGTCAAGTGGTGCAGCTGCATCTCTGGGCTCAATCAGTCTAGTTGATGGAGCAGCATCCTCAGAAAAAGAAGGCGTGTTTGGTCAGTAAAATTTGGTTTCCTGGTGTAAGCTGTGTCTCCTTGGTGATTAGTGAGAGTCGGCTAGCTGAAGATTATGCTTTGATAGCTTAGACCTCAGCAGCCTTCAGGCCAATTTTCTCCTCGTCTTGTCAGTCCAAGTTAGGCTTCTTCAGTGAGAAagcatatatattaaaatgatcaCTCAACTGCTTTACCTGCACAGGGAGACAAGAAAAGGAGATAGAAGTCCACATAAGCATGAAAGCTAACGAAAGATGATAatctaacaacaacaacatttttttttacagttaaaattaataaaacatcatACTTGTTCACAAACTAATAAGCAGACAATACCGCAACTGATGGCCTTGATGTGTGTTATTGTCATGCATGTGCAGAGTCTGGCTGTGTGTGTACTTACAACAGACACTCCatagtgtatgtgagtgagtagGACTATAGCCGTCCATATGTACAGGATGACCGTTTCGCTGTTCTGTACAGTCCCAGATATCACTAGCAACACAACAGCTGCCATCGGCAACAACAACAAACTCAAAGGCTTGCATCGAGTATTGCTCATCTGGCATACAATGAGCttacactgagagagagagagagagagagagagagaaagagagagtgcatGTCATGAGCAGACATCTGAAAAGATGTTTCAATAGCAACTGAAAGACATTCATTGTCTTGGCTACATAATCGATCTATTCCAGAGAGTTAGAGAATTGTGCATACTCACAGTAACATTGGAGAAGGCTGTTCCCACCATGAGATAAAAGACTCTGGGTTGCTGCTGGATgatgtctgtgggagagagactGATCCACAGTGTAGAGAGCACAAACAAGAGGACAGGAGAGAAAAAAGGCAACAAGGCCTCATACACAGAACTGTGCTTCATGGTGTTATTACGGTACGCCCTTAAAAaaatacagagagagagtgagaataaATATCCCTGTTTTACAACAATACATTATTTAATCAATAATGTACAAAGTACAttataaacaagttattttttatgAAGTGTACTGTTTGTTTTAAGAGGTCTGGACAAACTTACTTGAAGACATTGTAGAGGCTCATTGGCAGCGTTACAACAAATAAACAACCTGCAATTAGACAGATGGGAGACAAAAATCAGATCAAACTTAATTTACAAGTTTGTGCCTAACATCCAATGAAAACACAGTGTGTGAAGTTTTAACTGTGAGAAGAATCAATGAAAGTGCAGAGCTTgctcaccaacaatcatgacagtGAAGAGATCTCTGTAATGAATATTCCAAACAACAGGTTTGTACCATGTCTCCACACCTACCACTGCTGTTACAATGTACACGATAGAAATAGTCTAAGAAGAATAAACAGAGAAGCATTTTTAAAACCTtgcacagggggcctgggtagctcagcggtaaaatacgctggctaccacccctggagtttgctagctcgctagttagaatcccagggcatgctgagtgactccagccaggtctcctaagcaaccaaattggcccggttgctagggagggtagagtcacatggggtaaactcctcgtggtcgctataatgtggttcgttctcggtggggcgcgtggcgagttgagcgtggttgctgcggtggatggcgtgaagcctccacacgcgctatgtctccgtggcaacgcactcaacaagccacatgataagatgcgcgggttgacggtctcagatgcagaggcaaaagattcgtcctctgccacccggactgaggcgaatcactatgcaaccacgaggacttaaaagcacattgggaacagggcattccaaattgggagaaaaaaaaacctaGCACAGACTTTTTAACGGTATTTGCTTCCTTTTAAGGGATCAATAAAGTATCTTATCTACTCAACGTAGTTCTACCTTAAAGAACAGTATTACATATTTTGAAAAAGCCATACTTTGTTCattagtttaaaataaaaaattaccacTTGGCTGATATCGTAGCCCCAAGGCAGGAACAAAATTCCAGTGTTGTATTTCTCCCAGTGTGACAGTATGAAGGAAAAAAGGACAACCCATAACAGGTAATGCAGCGTTACCACGCTGACGCCGGTATCACCCCGTCCAAAGACAGAGTAGACTGCAGcaacaaaaaacacacatgcCCAGCTGTCCAGGCCGTGATCAAACAGTTCACCCAGCGGAGTACTGGAGTTTGTTCTCCGAGCCTGTTTTCCATCCACACCATCTGCAAtgtacacacacaccaaaatgatttaaaggaatgttccgtgttcaatacaagttaagctcaatcgatagcatttgtagcataatcttgattaccaGAGAAAATATTGTAGACTCgttccttgtttatttaaaattacaatgGACTTGAATGTCCATTACAAACACTCACGTTATAAACGgtttcaaatgtataaaaatcACAAGAAGTGAACATTATGAGtgtaaatgattttagtgtgataaaatctctgatCTACACTATTTTAGTGTAATAAGGGTTACTGGCCTTGTATCGTCAAGGAAACAAACTTATTAAAGTAATACTGACTATAACTTTACATTGATAAGTTTATTAAGCAACTTTAATCACACACAAATCATGTTAATGCATATAATGTTTGTCCAGTGTCTACACTTTTGAAATAGCATATTTttcgtttatggactggccccattcacttccattgtaagcgcctaaCTGTAACCAcgacttttaataataataaaaataaaataaaaattacaaacgagggacaagtcgaaattattttttgtggtaatcaaaattatgccacaaatgctgttgattgagcttaacttgaattcaactcggaacattcctttaaaagtcaCATATTTATGCATACACATGTTCCTTGACCCTACGTGTAATATTCACAGAAGTACCAACAGGATCAATAAACAGACCACTAGTGGACAAAACGAAACTAAGTAGTATCAACAATTCTAAAAAGAGAAAGACACACACTTACCTAAGGTATAGGCCAGAAAGTTAAACAAACCAGCAGCTATCCACATCCAACTTGGCACATGTGTGTGGCCTTCCGCTATATCACACAAAGAGACAAATAAAGAATGAATCTCATTGTGTAATGCAACATCAGTTATGCATTAACATCATGTACCTGCTAACCGTGCTGAGAAATTTGACTGTAAGGGTGTACTGTTTGTGTGAGTAACTACAGTATACAGTGCTGGGTAgtttacttctgaattgtaataccgtactaattacaaattacatgactgaaattgcaatcagtaacgtaatctcttggattacatttttgggtaatataatctgattatttttggattacctctgacctagggctgcacaattaattaacaaaataattgagattacaattacagctgctgcATTTAACTAATCtttaaaagtgtcaattacatcaTTCAATTTATATCTTTAGATTCCCGTAGTgtcaagattttttatttaaaaattgttttgGTCCATTGTATGCATGAATGCAATAGACAATCagaaaatttgtttaaattagtCTATTAGCAAATCAGAAACATCAACCTAGTATTCTAGTATTGCTgttttgcatacttttttttttgtgtgtgtgtggatttttcccctttttctcccaatttggaatgcccaattcccaatgggatttttaagtcctcgtggtcgcatagtgattcgcctcagtccgggtggcggaggacaaatcccataAATGTTTAGTCAAAGGTACTTATGTCCAGAAATTTAGAAGCATGGATCACAAATGTATTTTACAA from Myxocyprinus asiaticus isolate MX2 ecotype Aquarium Trade chromosome 29, UBuf_Myxa_2, whole genome shotgun sequence includes the following:
- the selenoi gene encoding ethanolaminephosphotransferase 1, translated to MALYEYVTQEQLSGFDKYKYSAVDSNPLSIYVMHPFWNSVVKVLPRWLAPNLITFTGFMFLVLTYTLLSFYDFDFYASAEGHTHVPSWMWIAAGLFNFLAYTLDGVDGKQARRTNSSTPLGELFDHGLDSWACVFFVAAVYSVFGRGDTGVSVVTLHYLLWVVLFSFILSHWEKYNTGILFLPWGYDISQVTISIVYIVTAVVGVETWYKPVVWNIHYRDLFTVMIVGCLFVVTLPMSLYNVFKAYRNNTMKHSSVYEALLPFFSPVLLFVLSTLWISLSPTDIIQQQPRVFYLMVGTAFSNVTCKLIVCQMSNTRCKPLSLLLLPMAAVVLLVISGTVQNSETVILYIWTAIVLLTHIHYGVSVVKQLSDHFNIYAFSLKKPNLDUQDEEKIGLKAAEV